The DNA region ATGACCTTCGTGTTGCGCGCGGCAGGCATACCGGCGCGCGTGGTGGCCGGTTATCAGGGCGGTGAACTCAACCCCGACGGGCAGTACCTGACCGTGCGCCAGTTCGATGCTCACGCCTGGGTTGAATACTGGCAACCGGGAATCGGCTGGCGCAGTGCCGACCCGACCGCAGCCGTGGCACCGCAACGCATCGAACAAGGGCTGGAGCAGGCTCTGGCGGCAGACGAAGCCTTCCTGCAGGATTCGCCGTTGTCGGCTCTGCGGTATCGCAACGTAGCCTGGATCAACTCGCTGCGCCTGGGCTGGGACAACCTCAACTATGGCTGGCAGCGCTGGGTACTCGGCTACCAGGGACAACAACAGTTACAAATTCTCGGGCGCTGGTTTTCCGGGTTTCAAGCACCGGTTTTCGTGACGGGCATCGTGCTGTCACTGGGCCTGGTGGCCCTGTGGCTGTTCAAACCCTGGCTGCGCGAAAGCGATTCACAGTTGCGGTTGTTCAACACATTTGAACGCATGCTGGCCCGTCATGGTCTGCGTCGTATGCCGGGTGAAGGGGCTGATGCGTTCTGCCAGCGAGCGGTGCTGTATTTTCCGCAGCATGCAGACGCGATCAGAGACTTTGTCCGAGAGTTTCAGGCGCAGCGTTATGCTGGACGACTGTCGTCGCCAGGCCGTCTGCGAAGTTCATTGCGGGTACTGCGTCGTCGTTTGCCATGGAGGTTATCGGCTGTCAGGGAAAGGCATTCATGAATGGTGTTGTCGAAGGGGAATTGCATGTCGTCAATGGTCGATCATCTGGTCGCTGAAGTGCTGTCACTGGATATCAAATTGCTTGCATGTCAGGCACGTCTTGCGGCGTCGACCGACAGCGAAGCACTGCATGATTTGCGTACCACGGTGCGCCGCTTGCGCAGTGTACTGAGGCCGTTGCGCGAGATTTCCGGTGCGACGCAGCTGGAAGATGCCGCAAAGGCAGTCGGTCAGTTGACCACACCGCTGCGTGATATGCAGGTGCTCGCCGCGCTGCTGGAAAAGAACAGTGTGCAAGACCCGCGTCTGCATGAGGCTGCCCTCAAGCGTAACGAGCATTTGAGCCGGGCCTGCCCCAACGTCGCAACTTCGCCTGAGTTGAACCGCTTGCTGACCCTGATTGACCAGTTCCCGACCATGCTTCGCGTGCAGCAGCGTCAGGGCATGCTGCGCGGCCTGCGCAAGACCATCGAAAAACGCATGGACAAGCAGTGGCGCAAACTGCGTGTCGCCATCGCCGAGCCCGGTCACGATCGACACGACCTGCGGCTGCTGATCAAGCGTGTACGTTACGCCGCCGAGGCCTATCCGGAACTCAGCCATCAGCCGAAAAACATGCAGGCGCGGCTCAAGTCCGCACAAGGCGAACTGGGTGACTGGCACGATCATTTGCAATGGCTGGCGCAGGCCGAAACACAGGCCGATCTGGCACCGTGCATCCCCGCCTGGCAGGTTGGCATCGTGCGCGCAGAGCGCAAGGCCGAGGCGTCACTCAAACGTCTGGCCAAGGCGTGCTTCTGATCCGGCAGGCCATGTAGGGCTTTTCGCCAAAAGGCGTCATTCAAGCCGCAATAATGGCCGATACGAGGTATGTGAGTCGGTAAGAGGATGGTTATCATCCATTCACTGGATTTTGCACCGCTGGAGTGACCATGACTTTTTCCGAGCTGATCAATGCTGCCCGCGACAACCCGCGCTCCGTGACTATCCCTGCCGAATGGTCGCAGGGGCGCGCTTGCTTTGGCGGGCTGATGGCGGCGCTGACCTACGAGGCGATGCGCGCTCAGGTACCGGAAGGGCGGCCGGTCCGGTCACTGGCGATTACCTTTGTCGGACCGGCAGCGCCCGGTGTACCGATTGCCTTTGAGGTCGAGATCCTGCGTCATGGCAAGGCGGTCAGCCAGGTGCTGGGTCGCGCCATGCAGAACGGAGAGGTCATGACGCTGATTCAAGGCAGCTTCGGCGCGCCTCGTGAGTCGATGATCGCCGTGACCGCTGCCTCTGCGCCCGACCTCAAACCTGTCGAGGAGTGCCCGGAACTGCCATTTGTCAGTGGCGTGATGCCTGACTACCTGCGCTTCATGGACATTCGCTGGGCGCTGGGCGGCATGCCGTTCAGCAACACTCAATCACCGGCGATTGGCGGTTATGTGCGGTTTCGCGATGAGCAACACGCCAGCCCGATGAGCGAAGCGCGCATCCTGGCACTGGTCGACACCTGGCCACCTGCGGTATTGCCGCACCTCGACAAACCGGCGCCCGGCAGCTCGCTGACCTGGACCATCGAGTTCGTCCAGCCACAGCCGGCGTTCGATACCCTGCAATGGTGCCGCTATCGCGCCGTCATCGAGCATGCCCGCGATGGCTATGGTCACACCGCCGCAGCGCTGTGGGGCCCGCAGGGCGAACTGATCGCCATCAGTCGCCAGACAGTGACGGTCTTTGGCTGATGCTGTTCAGCACTCGAAATCAGTGGTCTGCCTGCTTGAACTGAACCACCAGCGCCGCCGCCGCCCCGACCACGCCAATGGCGGTCGAAGAAAGGCTTTCTGAAAACAGCCCGTTGAGAATCAGCAGTGTCGCCAGAATGAACAGCGGGATGGCGATCAGGTAAAGGATCAGGCTGGCGGATTGTTCCTCGCTTTCGGCACTCTCGGGCCATGGATTCAGTTGCAGGTCGGGACGTTGCTTGTTCAAGGTGTGTTCCTCTTCAGGGCGACGTTCCATGCGCCGTTTTAATGCCTGAAGAGTAAGCCCGCGCCTGATCACCGGCGAGTCAAGCCTGTCTATCGGCGCGATAGCCTGTTACAGCCTGAGCTGGCCGATGGCTTTGCTCAGCTCGCCCGCCAGGGTCGCCAGTTCACTGCTGGTGCTGGCAGAGTCCACGGTCTGGGTCACGGTGCGTTCGGTGACGTCGCGAATGCTGACCACGGCACGGTTCATTTCTTCTGCAACCTGACTCTGCTGTTGGGCGGCGACCGCAATCTGCGTGTTGCTTTCGCGCATCTGCGCCACGGCATCGGCGATGGCCGCCAGCGCGTCACCGGCCTCGCGGGCCTGCTGCACGCACTCATCTGCCTTGAACGAGCTGTCCTGCATGAAATCGACCGCGTCGCGGGTTCCGCTTTGCAATGCCGACACCATGCCGGTGATCTCGTCGGTAGATGTCTGCACCCGTTTGGCAAGGTTGCGCACTTCGTCGGCCACCACGGCGAAACCACGACCCATTTCCCCGGCGCGGGCGGCTTCGATGGCAGCGTTCAGGGCCAGCAGATTGGTCTGCTCGGCAATACTGTGGATCACGCCGACCACGCCGTTGATTTTCTGGCTATCGTCGGCCATGCGCTGAATCATTTCGGCAGTCTGCTGCACGCCGCTGGACAGCCCGGCGATGGAGACTTGCACGCGGTCGACTACGGCCTTGCCGCTGCCGGCCAGCGCATCAGCGGTCTGCGACTGATCGCGGGTGGTGCTGGCGTGCTGGGCAATGTGATGGACAGTGGCGGTCATCTCGTTGATCGCGGTGGCAACCTGATCGGTTTCACTCTGCTGACCGAGCATGCCCTGACGCACATCGCTCATACCGGTCGCCAGATGCGCTGCGCCCAGGTCAAGACGGCTGGCGGTCTGTGCAACCGTGCTGACCACTCGCTGGTATCCGGCCTGCATGGCATTGAACGCCTTGGCCATTTGCCCGACTTCGTCGTCGTTGCGGTTGGCCACGCGGGCTGACAGGTCGCCGGTTTTTTCGACGTGCAGCATCACGTCCTTGAGGGCATTGAGCTGGCTGAGCAAAAAGCGGATCAGCAATTGTGAAGCGCAGAGCATCAACAGCATCAGCACGAAGACGGCTATCGCGTAGTGCGCAAAGCGATGCTTCAAGACCTCCAGGGCGGTGGGCGCAAAGGCCAGCACGGCGATCTGCTGACCGTCGCGAGCGACCCATTGCGCGCCGCTCAGCAGCCTGTCGCCGAGCGGCGTGTTCAGCGTGACCCAGCCCCGGGCATTGGTCAGTTCCGGCAACGGGGTGCCGTTGAACATCGGCGTCTGACCCTGAATGAAGAGCAGCAGCGCAGGTTCGCTCGGCAGTGCCTGGCCGACGGGCCAGGCGGCGAGCAGGCGGGCCTGAGCCTGAGCCGTTTCACGCGAGGTTTCCATACGTGCCTGCTGCTCCAGATGCACGGCATACAGCACCAGCAGCAGGGTAGTGATGAAGGCGACCGCGTTGACGGCCCAGAATTTGTATTTGAGAGACAGGTTGCTAAGCCATGAGCCCATGAGTGGTCTTCTTTGAGGGTCGTGTAAAAAAAGGAGGCAAGGTGCTATCACGATGCCTCAACCCTTAAAGTGACGCTTGATGCGGGTCAAGAAAGCGGCAGATTTTCATCCACTGGGTGTTCAATAGTCGGCAAAGCGAAAAACTCGCGCGCGCAGGCCGTGCTGTGGCGCGCCAGATCTTCCTGACTTTCGCCACGGTGCAAGGCCACTTCGCGCAACACTTCCGGCAGATAGGCGGGCTCGTTACGACCGTTTTTTGGCTTGGGGCGCAGACTGCGCGGCAGCAGATAAGGCGCGTCACTTTCCAGCATCAGCCGACCGCGAGGGATATTGCTCACCAGCGGATGCAGATGGGTGCCGCGTCGCTCGTCGCAAATCCAGCCGGTGATGCCGATGTGCAAGTCCAGGTCCAGGTAGCTGAACAGCGCGGCGCGCTCGCCGGTGAAGCAGTGCACCACAGCGGCGGGCAGGCGGTCACGGTAGTCGCGGAGGATCTCCAGCAGGCGCTGGTTGGCATCCCGCTCATGCAGGAAAACCGGCAGTTGCAGCTCCACTGCCATGGCCAGATGCGCTTCGAGGACTTTTTCCTGCTGCGGGCGAGGAGAGAAGTCGCGGTTGAAATCCAGCCCGCATTCACCCACTGCCCGAACGCGACTTTCCTTGAGCAGGGCATGCAACTGTTGCTCGGTGTCGCCGGTCCAATCGCTCGCTGAGTGCGGATGAATGCCCGCCGTGCAGAACAGGCGTTGCGCGCTTTCATCAAGCTCGTGACACAGCTGCACGGCCTGTTCGCTGCCCTCGACACTGGTGCCGGTCACCACCAGTTGCGCTACGCCTGCGGCATAGGCACGGTCGAGTACCGCCTGTCGCTGAGAGGCGAAGCTTGCGTTGGTCAGATTGACGCCGATGTCGATGAGTTGCATGGTGCTACCTCCAGCTGAGGCCGCCGAGCATACCAGAGCTCCGGCCACAATAAGAAAACGCTGGATATTCAAGCGATTGAGCCAGACGGCTCAACAACTCCTTCGCTGTTCGATGCTGCTGCGTGACCTCAAGATTTCCTTTTTCCTGTTTCTTTCCGGCATTGCCCTGGGGAAGTGAATGATCCGATCCGCGCTGGTGTCTTTTCTATGTCTGTTGCCGCTTTTACCTCTGCACGCGTCTGCTCGCCAGACCGGTCCCGAGGCTGTGCAGCACACAACGCAAGCGCGTGATCTGACGGCTATTCGCAGCAGTAAGGTATTGCGGGTGCTGGTCAACCAGAGCCGTAACAGCTCCGGCGACGTCAAGGGCCAGGAAATCGGCGTTGAATACCACCGTTTACAGGCGTTCGAACAGTACCTCAACAGTCACGCCCGCGACGGGCAGAAGATCACGTTCAAGATCATCCCCAAGGCCAAGAATCAGTTGCTGACGGCGTTGCAGCGTGGCGAGGGTGATTTGATCGCGCCCGGTGAGCTGCTGGATGTCAGCACCGCCAAGGGTATTCAGGCCACTGCGCCGATCATTCATGATGTGCCGCTGGTGCTGGTCGGCGTTCGTGGCCAGCGCAGCCTGCGGCGTGTCGATCAATTGTCCGGACGCACCTTGAGCCTGCCTACCGGCAGCGCTGCGGACGAGGCGCTGCATCAGGTCAATCGGCAACTGGAACTGCGCAAGTTGCCGCTGGTGAAAATCGACTGGGTTGACCCGAGCCTGGCGGTTGAAGACGTGCTGGAAATGGTCCAGGCCGGGATCTATCCCATGACGCTGGTCGAGCAACCTATCGCCGAGCGCTGGGCGAAGGTCATGCCCAGGCTGCGCATCGACCGTGGCCTGACGTTGCAGAGCCAAGGTGACGTTAGCTGGTTCGTGAGTGACAAGGCACCGCTGCTGCGTGCCAGCGCCGATGATTTTCTCAAAAGTTACAAACCGTCGGTGCAACAGGATCTGGCGTTCCAGAAGGCTTACAAAGGCACTTATCGGGTCAACAATCCGCTGGTGCGCACTAACCTGCAACGTCTTGAACAGCTGCGTCCGATGCTGCAACGCCACGCCGATGCGCAGGGCATGGACTGGCTGGACCTCGCCGCCCTGGCATTCAAGGAGTCGAAACTCGACCCGTCGGCCAAAGGCAGCGGTGGCGCAACAGGGCTGCTGCAGATCACCCCGTCAGCGGCGAAAAGCGTCGGCGTGCCAAGCATTCAAAGCGCTGACGACAATGTCCGGGCCGGTTCGCGTTATATGGCGCTGATCCAGCGCAAGTATTTCGCCAGTAACAAAGTCAACGAGCGCGAGCGCATGGCATTCGTCATGGCGGCCTATAACCTTGGCCCGGAGCGCGTGCAAGGCATGCGCGAGGAAGCACGGCGGCGCGGGCTGAACCCGAATCAGTGGTTCTTTCAGACCGAGCGTGTGGCCATGGAGCAGGGCGGTGCCAATGTCGTCGCCTTTGTAAACAGCGTTAACAAGTACTACCTGGCGTTTGATCGCGAGCGTGACTCGCTGGAAAAGCAGGCTCCGAAAAAACGGTAGCGCGTTACTGATCGAATATATCGATGGTGATGCGCCGTTATTTGCGGTTTCTACATGAGCCAATTTGATTATGATGGCGCCACTCCCACTTAATCAGTCACGGAAATTCCACGCATGAACACAATGATCAAATCGGTTCTCACCACTCGCGCTGGTTATGGCCTGACCCTCCTGCGCGTCATCGTCGGTATCGCATTTATCGCCCACGGCAGTCAGAAACTGTTTGGCGCCTTTGGCGGCTACGGTCTGGAGGGTACCGCGCACTACATGGAAAGCCTCGGTCTGACGCCCGGCTACCTGATGGCACTGATGTCCGGCAGCGCTGAATTCTTTGGGGGACTGGGCCTGTTGCTGGGTTTGCTGGCTCGCCCGGCTGCGGTGGTGGTGATCCTGCTGTTGCTGGTGGCGATTTTCACTGTGCATATCCATAACGGTTTCTTCATGGCCAACAACGGCTACGAGTACGCGCTGGCATTACTCGGCGGTGCCCTGGCGGTCCTCATTGAGGGCGCAGGCAAGCTCTCGCTGGACCGTGTCATCGCCCGATAACCGTCTACGCTTCATCCAGGACGCCCGCTTCTCTGCGGGCCTCTCGCGTTTGCAGGCACTCGTCATGAATGGCACCGCCACGGCTGGCAATTGACAATGAATGGGGCGTTTCTCTAGCATGCGTGCTCAAGCGCCGATTTAACAACTACTTGCGGGGCGCCTGGCAAGGCTCAGGTCTTGTCGAAATACCGCTAAAACGTTGGTTCGGTGTTGCCTCTCACCGCTGCCCAGCGGAGCTTCTGAGGCAGAGAAAAACCATGAATAACCTGCGCCCCCTCATTCGTCTTTCCCCGATCAGCACGGTCTTGTCCCGCAAGAACCCGAAAATTCTCCTCAGCGGTGCTCATCAGCCCACGCTGCTGCGCTATCTGGACGGCTGGCCTCGTCGGCGCGGCGGCTCTTGCGCATTCCTGATCCAGTTTGTCGATCCACAGCAGTCACTGAGCCATTTTGCCAACGATCAGTTCGACCTTGCCGTCGTGCAATCACCGCAGGCGGATGCTGTCGATCAGGTCATTCGCGACCTGACCCGCATTGCCCGTCAGGGGCTGATTACGCTGGGTTGAGGCAAGCGCCTCATCAAGTGGCAATAGAAGGCACATTGCTGGCCCCCTGGGTTCGATCCGGCAGGCAAAATCGCCGCCTTATCAAAGGATTAGGTGGTTATCGCATGCGTTTGGTTTATTGTGCTCTGGCGTGCCTGACGCTTTCGGGGCTGGCTTTTTCCGTCCAGGCCAGAAACGCTACGGAAAACGAGCGTTACCTGTGTCGCTGGGGCTCGACCATCGCGGGCGGTGCGCAGGCCTCCAAGCTGTCGGGTGTCACGCGTTATGGGGCGCGGCAAAAGCTCCAGTCACGCAAGTTCGTCAAGCAGTGGATGCGCCCGATGGCCTTGCGTATCACCGAGCAGACGTACGACAGCGAATCACGCCTGAAACCGGATGCGGTCAGCAAGGTTTACTACGAAGGCTGCATCCAGCACGAGGTGACGCGTAGATAACATTCGATCGCCCGTTGAATTGGTTTTTGTGGGGCCGGAGAAACGTCTTGAGTACAAAGATCATCACCAAAGACGGGCACGAAGCCCTGAAAAAAGAACTCGACTACCTGTGGCGAGAGCATCGGCCTGACATTACCCAGAAAGTCGCCTGGGCGGCGTCGCTCGGGGATCGCAGCGAGAATGCCGATTACCAGTACAACAAGAAGCTGCTGCGCGAAATCGACCGGCGTGTGCGCTACCTGCGCAAGCGCCTTGAAGATATGCGCGTCGTGCAGTATTCGCCAGAGCAGGAAGGGCGGGTGTTTTTCGGTGCCTGGGTCGAGATCGAAAACGAGGCGGGTGATCTGAAGACGTTTCGGGTTGTCGGTTACGACGAGATCTACGGCCGCAACGACTACATCTCCATCGACTCCCCCATGGCTCGCGCCTTGTTGAAAAAAGAGGTTGGCGATGACGTGCTGGTCAATACGCCGGAAGGCGAGAAACTCTGGTTCGTGAACTCGATTGTTTATGAGAAGTGAGGCAGGACGCAGAGCGTCCTGACCTTCATTATTTCCTGGGACTGTACCGGCCTCTTCGCGAGCAAGCGAAGCGTCGCCCGGCTCGCTCCCACGAGATTTGTGAGTAGCCTCAACCCTCGCGCAGCACGGTCAGCGGGCTGACGTTCAGTGCGCGACGAGTGCCGAACACACCGGCGCCACCGACCAGCAGCGCACCGATCACGGGCAACAGCAGCAGCCAGGGGTGTGGCTGCCACTCCAGTGAAAAGGCGTAGCGGTACAGTACAAAGCTCACCAGCTCGCAACCCAGTGCCGCCAGTACGCCGCTGGCCGCGCCGAGCAGACCGAACTCGATGCGCCGCGACTTGATGAGCAGCGCTCGCTCGGCGCCCAGCGCACGCAGCAGCGCGCCTTGCCGGATGCGTTCGTCCAGGGTGGCCTGCAATCCGGAAAACAGCACGGCAATGCCAGCCGCCAGCACGAACAGCAGTACGAACTGCACCGCCAGGGTGACCTGATCAAGGATGCTGCGTACCTGCGCCAGCAAGGCTTCCACACCCAGAATGCTGATCGACGGATAGGCCCGCGACAGTTCGACGATCTGCTTGTCCTGACCGGGCGGCAGATAGAAGCTGGTCAGGTAGGTGGTGGGCAGGTCGGCCAGGGTGCCAGGCTGGAAGATCATGAAAAAGTTGGGCTGGAACGTATCCCAGTTCACGGTCCTCAGGCTGGTGACCACGGCTTCGCGAGTCAGGCCGCCGACGATGAAGCTCAGGCGGTCGCCCAATTTGATGTTCAGGCTCTCGGCCAGCTTGGTCTCGATCGAAACGCCGGGCGTTGCGTCACCCTGACCGGAGGCGGGCAGGTCTTTCCACCAACGGCCAGCGGTCAATGCATTGCCCTCGGGCAAGTCGGCGGCCCAGGTCAGGCTGAGGTCACGGCGCGTGGCGTTTTCGCCGCGCGAGTCTTTGGTGACAAAGTTGCTCACCGGTTCGCCATTGATGCTGGTCAAACGTCCCGGCACCACTGGATAGAGCGGGGCGGAGTGAGTAGAGAGCTTGCTCAGGGTCTGGGCGAAATTCTCCTTGTCGACCGGCAGCACATTGAGCACGAAATAATTCGGTGCATCCTTGGGCAGCTGGTTCTGCCAGGTGTCGAGCAATTCACCCCGCAGCAGCGCGATCAAGCCCATCGACAGCAGAATCAAACCAAAGGCCAGCGACTGACCGGCAGCGGCCAGCGGATAACGCAGCAGTTGCCCCAGGCCCAGTCGCCATGGCAGCGAAGCCCCGGCCAGCAACCGGCGCAGGCTGTTGAGTACCAGCAACAACAGGCTGCCCAATACCAGTGCCGCGACAATGCCGCCGCCCAGCAGGGCAAAGGTGAGCACCAGATCCAGGCTCAGGCGCCACATGATCAGGCCCAGCGCCAGCAGGGCTGCGCCATACACCAGCCATGAACTGGCGGGGATCGGCAACATGTCGCGGCGCAGTACGCGCAACGGCGGAACACGGCCCAGTGCGGCCAGTGGCGGCAGGGCAAAACCGGCCAGTGCCACCAGCCCGGTGCCCATGCCTGCCAGCGCAGGCAACAGGCCGCCGGGCGGCACGGTGGCCGGAAGCAGGTTTTGCAGCAGCGCGAACAACCCGAGTTGTGCGAGCCAGCCCAGCAGCGCGCCGCTGAGGCTGGCCAGCAGGCCGATGATTGCCAGTTGCAGGCTGAACAGCGCCATCGTCTCACCGCGCGACAGGCCCAGGCACCGCAGAAGGGCGCTGGCATCGAAGCGCCGGGCAGCAAATCGGGATGCTGAAAGCGCTACGGCCACACCCGCCAGCAGCACGGCCACCAGACTGGCCATGTTCAGATAACGTTCGGCCTTGCCCAGCGCGCCGCCTATTTGCTGGCTGCCGTCACGGGCGTCCTTGATCTCCTGATGGGGTTCAAGGCCCGGCTCGATGGCTTTGCGGTAGGCGGCCAGCGCTTCAGGCGGGCCGCTCCACATTTCCCGGTAGGTCACCCGGCTACCAGGCTGAACCACGCCGGTGGCAGCCAGGTCTTGCAGATTGATCATCACCCGAGGCGTGAGGCTATAGAAGTTGCCTGCCCGGTCCGGCTCATAGGTCAGGATGCGGGTCAGTTTCAAGGTTTTGGAGCCGACATCGATGTCGTCACCCACCTTCAGGTCGACCGCCGGAAGCAGCCGCGCCTCGACCCAGGCTTCGCCGGATTTCGGGCCGTTGCCAGCCTGCTCGGGCTGGTACAGGTCCGGGGCGCTTTTCAGTTCGCCGCGCAACGGGTAGACGTCATCCACCGCCTTGATGCTCGACAGCTGGATACCGGCGTCGGTGGCGATCACGCTGGAGAAAACCACGATCTGCGCATGCTTGAGTTGCAGCCGCTTGCCTTCCTCGACTTGCTCGGCACGCGCCGGGCTGGAGCCTTCGAGAATCAGATCAGCGCCAAGGAACTCGGTCGCCCGCAGCAGCATCGCACCGTTCAGGCGCGCACCGAAGTAACCAATCGCCGTGCTGGCGGCCACGGCCACCAGCAAGGCGAAGAACAGTACCCGTAACTCGCCGGCGCGGGCATCGCGCAGCAATTGGCGGCCCGCAAGGCTCAGCAGTCGAGTAAAAGGCAGACGTGCCATCAAGGCTCCAGCGGGGCAACCAGGCGGCCCCCTTCAAGACGGATCAGACGGCGACAGCGATGCGCCAGACGCTCATCGTGAGTCACCAGCACCAGCGTGGTATTGCGTTCCTTGTTCAGTTCGAACAGCAGGTCGCTGATGCGCTCACCGGTGTGGCTGTCCAGATTGCCGGTAGGTTCGTCGGCAAACAGCACGTCCGGGTCGGCAGCAAAGGCGCGGGCAATCGCGACTCGCTGCTGTTCGCCACCGGACAATTGCCGCGGGGTATGGGTCAGGCGCTGGCCCAGCCCGACACGCTCCAGCAGGTGGCGCGCTTTTTCGCGGGCATCCTTGCGGCCTTCCAGCTCCATCGGCAGCATGACGTTTTCCAGCGCGTTCAGGCTGTCGAGCAACTGGAACGACTGAAACACAAAGCCGACGTGCTCGGCCCGCACTCTGGCACGCTGGTCTTCGTCCAGCACGCTGAGGTTGCGGCCTGACAGGATCACTGAGCCTGAACTGGGCAGGTCGAGCCCGGCAAGCAGGCCGAGCAGCGTGGATTTGCCCGAGCCGGAGGCACCGATGATGGCCAGTGTGTCGCCCTTGTTTAGTTCCAGGGAGAGTTCGTGCAGGATAGTCAGGTCACCTTCGGTGCTGGGGACCACTTTACTGAGGCTTTGGGCACTGAGAATACTTTCACTCATGGAGAATCCGATGCGTGCGTGGTTTTTAAGTGCTGGCCTGGGATTGTTGCTGCTGTCACAGGGCGCAATGGCGGGCACGGTGTTGATCGTTGGCGATAGTATCAGTGCGGCTTTCGGCCTGGATACCCGCGTGGGGTGGGTTAGTCTGCTGGAACAGCGACTCAGGAAGGAGGGATACGACGACAAGGTGGTCAATGCCTCCATCAGTGGCGACACCAGCGCCGGAGGCCAGGCGCGTCTACCTGCGCTGCTTGCAGAGCATAAGCCTGAGCTGGTTATTCTCGAACTGGGCGGCAACGACGGGCTGCGCGGCCAGCAGCCTGCTCAATTGCAACAAAACCTTTCATCGATGATCGACAGCTCAAAGGCCGCCGGCGCGAAGGTGCTGCTGCTGGGAATGCAGATACCGCCCAATTACGGGCCGCGTTATACCAATGCGTTCAAGGAGGTCTACAGCCACCTTGCCGAAGAGAAAAAGGTCCCGTTCGTGCCGTTCTTTCTGGAAGGCGTCGGCGGGGTGCCCGAGCTGATGCAGGCTGATGGCCTGCATCCTGCGGCCGCCGCGCAGGGCAAGTTGCTGGAAAA from Pseudomonas syringae includes:
- a CDS encoding acyl-CoA thioesterase, coding for MTFSELINAARDNPRSVTIPAEWSQGRACFGGLMAALTYEAMRAQVPEGRPVRSLAITFVGPAAPGVPIAFEVEILRHGKAVSQVLGRAMQNGEVMTLIQGSFGAPRESMIAVTAASAPDLKPVEECPELPFVSGVMPDYLRFMDIRWALGGMPFSNTQSPAIGGYVRFRDEQHASPMSEARILALVDTWPPAVLPHLDKPAPGSSLTWTIEFVQPQPAFDTLQWCRYRAVIEHARDGYGHTAAALWGPQGELIAISRQTVTVFG
- the greB gene encoding transcription elongation factor GreB — translated: MSTKIITKDGHEALKKELDYLWREHRPDITQKVAWAASLGDRSENADYQYNKKLLREIDRRVRYLRKRLEDMRVVQYSPEQEGRVFFGAWVEIENEAGDLKTFRVVGYDEIYGRNDYISIDSPMARALLKKEVGDDVLVNTPEGEKLWFVNSIVYEK
- a CDS encoding TatD family hydrolase; protein product: MQLIDIGVNLTNASFASQRQAVLDRAYAAGVAQLVVTGTSVEGSEQAVQLCHELDESAQRLFCTAGIHPHSASDWTGDTEQQLHALLKESRVRAVGECGLDFNRDFSPRPQQEKVLEAHLAMAVELQLPVFLHERDANQRLLEILRDYRDRLPAAVVHCFTGERAALFSYLDLDLHIGITGWICDERRGTHLHPLVSNIPRGRLMLESDAPYLLPRSLRPKPKNGRNEPAYLPEVLREVALHRGESQEDLARHSTACAREFFALPTIEHPVDENLPLS
- a CDS encoding methyl-accepting chemotaxis protein; protein product: MGSWLSNLSLKYKFWAVNAVAFITTLLLVLYAVHLEQQARMETSRETAQAQARLLAAWPVGQALPSEPALLLFIQGQTPMFNGTPLPELTNARGWVTLNTPLGDRLLSGAQWVARDGQQIAVLAFAPTALEVLKHRFAHYAIAVFVLMLLMLCASQLLIRFLLSQLNALKDVMLHVEKTGDLSARVANRNDDEVGQMAKAFNAMQAGYQRVVSTVAQTASRLDLGAAHLATGMSDVRQGMLGQQSETDQVATAINEMTATVHHIAQHASTTRDQSQTADALAGSGKAVVDRVQVSIAGLSSGVQQTAEMIQRMADDSQKINGVVGVIHSIAEQTNLLALNAAIEAARAGEMGRGFAVVADEVRNLAKRVQTSTDEITGMVSALQSGTRDAVDFMQDSSFKADECVQQAREAGDALAAIADAVAQMRESNTQIAVAAQQQSQVAEEMNRAVVSIRDVTERTVTQTVDSASTSSELATLAGELSKAIGQLRL
- a CDS encoding CHAD domain-containing protein, producing the protein MSSMVDHLVAEVLSLDIKLLACQARLAASTDSEALHDLRTTVRRLRSVLRPLREISGATQLEDAAKAVGQLTTPLRDMQVLAALLEKNSVQDPRLHEAALKRNEHLSRACPNVATSPELNRLLTLIDQFPTMLRVQQRQGMLRGLRKTIEKRMDKQWRKLRVAIAEPGHDRHDLRLLIKRVRYAAEAYPELSHQPKNMQARLKSAQGELGDWHDHLQWLAQAETQADLAPCIPAWQVGIVRAERKAEASLKRLAKACF
- a CDS encoding DoxX family protein, which produces MNTMIKSVLTTRAGYGLTLLRVIVGIAFIAHGSQKLFGAFGGYGLEGTAHYMESLGLTPGYLMALMSGSAEFFGGLGLLLGLLARPAAVVVILLLLVAIFTVHIHNGFFMANNGYEYALALLGGALAVLIEGAGKLSLDRVIAR
- a CDS encoding transglycosylase SLT domain-containing protein, whose amino-acid sequence is MIRSALVSFLCLLPLLPLHASARQTGPEAVQHTTQARDLTAIRSSKVLRVLVNQSRNSSGDVKGQEIGVEYHRLQAFEQYLNSHARDGQKITFKIIPKAKNQLLTALQRGEGDLIAPGELLDVSTAKGIQATAPIIHDVPLVLVGVRGQRSLRRVDQLSGRTLSLPTGSAADEALHQVNRQLELRKLPLVKIDWVDPSLAVEDVLEMVQAGIYPMTLVEQPIAERWAKVMPRLRIDRGLTLQSQGDVSWFVSDKAPLLRASADDFLKSYKPSVQQDLAFQKAYKGTYRVNNPLVRTNLQRLEQLRPMLQRHADAQGMDWLDLAALAFKESKLDPSAKGSGGATGLLQITPSAAKSVGVPSIQSADDNVRAGSRYMALIQRKYFASNKVNERERMAFVMAAYNLGPERVQGMREEARRRGLNPNQWFFQTERVAMEQGGANVVAFVNSVNKYYLAFDRERDSLEKQAPKKR